In Blastopirellula sp. J2-11, a single genomic region encodes these proteins:
- the flgL gene encoding flagellar hook-associated protein FlgL has translation MTRIVPVPTTRVSDGNLHSRLLSQLAASQANLFSLQNQLSTGRRLLAPSDDAPAAIRGITLQSLIERKTQISVNLSTSQSYLAATDTAMAGAADLLAEMRGLAVTMVDSTATDTEVAAASQTFQNALQQFVDIGNRQFRGRYLFGGSNTTTTPFTIKDGLVQYNGNTNSLNSFADIDLLFDTTVNGNDAFGAISPEVKSQIDLNPVLTKNTKLSNLRGGGGIASGSFVISDGVNPVTIDIRSAETVGDVINLIEKNPPPGRTITARIDNNSLIVDIDDAGGGNLTIRETGGSHVAAQLGILKTNGNGVNPIEGADLNPIITATTKLSDILGSKSQAVVSYAGANNDIVLNAKNNGADANGVTLQLVNDDLLQAKPGLTKGNEVVTLAEDLQRAQTTLDLDGAGNSLLLTANSTDGSLDGARIVFDSTGDIGDTAVIGPTTVVNGVKTITVQIDDTDETSLQSLSDAFIADGRFSVGFDTSTGESFNAASPVLATNSGNAYTTYVQQDGVKARAAVPLSGGNNDLILTANQAGFDFNNVNIVIDASGDIGNTATATYTDDGSTRTLTLAVDDSDETSLQTLMNAIIAEGSFSVRPDSSNGNTFNPNSFVSATDDGSIGNTGNSGGDSKTIFARVDADRTNANQLVSALNNNAKFSELYTAEIDEHDTVSDFQRGTGVVDLSVIAEFQGGSGANFDASSGLQIINGGDPQILKFDDAKTVEDLLNVFNGAGLGVLAEINSAGNGINVRSVVSGGDFTIGENGGTTASQLGLRTFNESTPLNSLNYGLGVHATEGTDFTITRNDGQQLEIDVSSAKTVGDVLNLINNHPDNQDGSPVVARLSDFGNGIELVDDNPAGVGRLTIERDILSSAIIDLGLMPAGETVTTVSDSPTATAATATVEFSPPTNENNAIQISANLPGTTFNNVQVEFVNSAASGDQAIVNYDPNTKKLTIDVDPAATTANTVIAAINAEGTFSADTALQSDPTNNGEGLIVQTGVITSTNGGTPIADAEPSAASVSFAAPEDLNTAFTLESLYPGTAHNDVQIVFTDTLSSGSPTAVYNSGSKTLTLSIDAGVTTTSEIVNAINLEGTFHSQLDRSVDITNDGTGAVSATGTVGTTSGGTAEVMSGKDVNPRETKSVFNTLIKLNEAIVARDYVQISRLVDSLDTDLSRLSFSRGELGARSQNVDLMKTRLEDDMVELDANLSTEIEVDFVKAASDFAAQQASYQASLQTIGQIYQLSLLDYI, from the coding sequence ATGACTCGAATCGTACCAGTCCCGACTACCCGCGTAAGCGACGGCAACTTGCATTCTCGTTTGCTGTCGCAATTAGCGGCAAGTCAAGCCAACCTGTTCAGCCTGCAAAACCAGCTCAGCACGGGCCGTCGGCTGTTGGCGCCTAGCGACGATGCGCCGGCCGCGATTCGCGGCATCACGTTGCAGTCGTTGATCGAACGGAAGACGCAGATCAGCGTCAATCTGTCGACCAGCCAGTCGTACCTGGCCGCGACCGATACGGCGATGGCCGGCGCCGCCGATTTGTTGGCCGAAATGCGTGGTCTGGCCGTCACGATGGTCGATTCGACAGCAACCGATACCGAAGTCGCGGCGGCGAGTCAAACTTTCCAGAACGCGCTGCAGCAATTCGTGGATATTGGAAATCGGCAGTTCCGCGGTCGCTACCTCTTCGGCGGCTCTAATACCACGACGACTCCGTTTACCATCAAAGACGGCCTGGTCCAATACAACGGCAACACGAATAGCCTGAACAGCTTTGCCGATATCGATTTGCTCTTTGATACGACCGTGAACGGCAACGACGCTTTCGGTGCGATCTCGCCGGAAGTCAAAAGTCAGATCGATCTGAATCCCGTACTAACCAAAAATACAAAGCTCTCCAATCTGCGCGGCGGCGGTGGAATTGCATCCGGCAGCTTTGTCATTTCCGATGGCGTCAATCCAGTCACAATTGACATTCGCTCGGCCGAAACTGTCGGTGACGTCATCAACTTGATTGAGAAGAACCCGCCGCCGGGACGAACAATCACTGCGCGAATCGACAACAACAGTCTGATCGTTGATATAGACGATGCTGGCGGCGGCAACTTGACGATCCGCGAAACCGGCGGAAGTCATGTCGCCGCCCAACTAGGGATCCTGAAAACCAACGGCAACGGCGTCAATCCGATTGAAGGCGCTGATCTGAATCCGATTATTACGGCGACCACCAAGCTGTCAGACATTTTGGGGTCCAAGTCGCAAGCAGTCGTTTCTTACGCCGGCGCCAATAACGACATCGTCCTGAACGCCAAAAATAACGGCGCCGATGCAAACGGCGTCACGCTGCAATTGGTCAATGATGATCTGCTGCAAGCCAAGCCGGGGCTGACCAAAGGGAACGAAGTCGTCACGCTGGCCGAAGATTTGCAACGTGCGCAGACGACGCTCGACCTGGATGGGGCCGGCAACAGTTTGTTGCTCACCGCAAACTCGACCGATGGCAGTCTGGACGGCGCACGAATCGTCTTCGATTCTACCGGCGACATCGGCGACACTGCCGTGATCGGTCCAACTACCGTCGTCAACGGCGTGAAGACAATCACCGTCCAGATTGACGATACCGATGAAACTTCGCTGCAATCACTGTCGGACGCGTTCATCGCCGATGGGCGATTCTCGGTTGGATTTGATACGTCCACCGGCGAATCATTCAACGCAGCGAGCCCGGTTCTCGCCACCAATAGCGGCAACGCCTATACGACCTACGTTCAACAAGATGGCGTGAAAGCACGCGCCGCGGTCCCACTCTCCGGCGGTAACAACGACTTAATCTTGACCGCCAACCAAGCGGGATTTGATTTTAACAACGTCAACATCGTGATCGACGCCTCGGGAGACATCGGCAACACGGCGACGGCGACTTACACCGACGATGGCTCTACACGCACGTTGACGCTCGCCGTCGACGACAGCGATGAGACTTCGCTGCAAACCTTGATGAACGCGATCATCGCGGAAGGATCGTTCTCGGTTCGCCCCGATAGCTCCAACGGCAATACGTTTAACCCCAACTCGTTCGTTTCGGCGACCGACGATGGTTCGATCGGAAACACCGGCAATAGCGGCGGCGACTCCAAGACGATTTTTGCCCGCGTTGACGCCGATCGCACCAACGCCAACCAGCTTGTTTCGGCGCTGAATAACAACGCAAAATTTAGCGAACTGTATACAGCCGAGATTGACGAACACGATACGGTTTCGGATTTTCAACGCGGAACGGGGGTTGTCGATCTCTCGGTGATCGCTGAGTTCCAAGGAGGAAGCGGCGCCAATTTTGACGCTTCGTCTGGGCTGCAAATCATCAACGGCGGCGATCCGCAAATTCTTAAGTTTGATGACGCGAAGACAGTCGAGGATCTGCTGAACGTATTTAACGGCGCCGGTTTGGGCGTCCTGGCCGAAATCAATAGTGCCGGAAACGGCATCAACGTTCGCTCGGTCGTAAGCGGCGGCGATTTCACCATCGGTGAGAACGGCGGCACGACTGCGTCCCAGCTAGGCCTGCGTACTTTTAATGAATCTACGCCGCTTAATTCGCTCAACTACGGCCTGGGAGTTCACGCGACTGAAGGGACCGATTTCACGATAACTCGCAATGACGGCCAGCAGTTGGAGATTGATGTCTCGAGTGCTAAAACCGTGGGCGACGTTCTCAATCTGATCAACAACCATCCCGACAATCAAGACGGTAGCCCGGTTGTCGCGCGACTCTCTGACTTTGGCAACGGCATCGAACTGGTCGACGACAATCCGGCCGGCGTTGGTCGTTTGACAATTGAACGAGATATTTTGAGTTCGGCGATCATCGATCTTGGGTTGATGCCGGCAGGTGAAACGGTGACAACCGTTTCTGATTCGCCAACCGCAACAGCGGCGACCGCGACAGTCGAATTTTCTCCGCCTACAAACGAAAATAACGCGATTCAGATCAGCGCCAACTTACCAGGCACGACGTTTAACAACGTGCAGGTCGAATTCGTCAACTCGGCCGCTTCCGGCGACCAGGCGATCGTGAACTATGATCCGAATACGAAAAAGTTGACGATCGATGTTGATCCCGCGGCGACCACTGCAAATACGGTCATCGCGGCGATCAACGCTGAAGGAACCTTCTCAGCAGATACGGCGCTTCAGAGCGATCCCACTAACAATGGCGAAGGATTGATCGTTCAAACCGGCGTGATCACTTCGACCAACGGCGGAACCCCCATCGCTGACGCCGAACCGTCCGCCGCCTCGGTCAGCTTTGCGGCCCCGGAAGATCTGAACACCGCGTTCACGTTGGAGTCGCTTTATCCGGGCACCGCTCATAACGATGTCCAGATCGTCTTCACGGATACGCTGTCGTCGGGATCGCCGACCGCCGTTTACAACTCGGGGTCAAAAACGCTGACCCTCTCGATCGACGCCGGCGTAACGACAACATCGGAGATCGTCAACGCGATCAACCTCGAAGGGACATTCCACTCTCAACTTGATCGCAGCGTCGACATCACAAACGACGGGACAGGCGCCGTTTCGGCGACAGGGACAGTCGGCACCACATCTGGCGGCACAGCCGAAGTGATGTCTGGAAAAGACGTCAACCCGCGAGAAACCAAAAGCGTTTTCAACACGCTGATCAAATTAAACGAGGCGATCGTCGCACGCGACTACGTGCAGATCAGTCGCCTGGTTGATTCGCTGGACACGGATCTCTCCAGACTCAGCTTTTCACGTGGCGAACTCGGCGCCCGTTCGCAGAACGTCGATTTGATGAAGACGCGACTTGAAGACGACATGGTCGAATTGGATGCGAACTTGTCGACCGAGATCGAGGTCGACTTCGTCAAAGCGGCCTCTGATTTCGCCGCGCAACAAGCTTCGTACCAGGCGTCGCTGCAAACGATCGGACAGATTTATCAATTGTCGCTGCTCGACTATATCTAA
- the fliW gene encoding flagellar assembly protein FliW, producing MDIYTARFGKLEIVDEDVILFADGLIGFESLVNWILLSDEKSEDLGWLQSLEQPEVALAVVSPRRYAPEYRVRLEKEEVSPIRLTADDEVFVLTIVSKHEDSLTVNLRAPVVINLTKQLGRQIVTSDDQPLQYEIQGGASYYRKSA from the coding sequence ATGGATATCTATACGGCTCGCTTCGGAAAGCTTGAAATCGTGGATGAGGACGTAATCCTGTTCGCGGACGGTTTGATCGGCTTCGAAAGTCTGGTTAACTGGATTCTACTTTCCGATGAGAAATCGGAGGACCTTGGCTGGTTGCAATCACTAGAGCAACCGGAAGTGGCGTTGGCCGTCGTCAGCCCGCGACGCTATGCCCCCGAATATCGGGTTCGTCTCGAGAAAGAAGAAGTTTCGCCGATTCGGCTGACCGCCGACGACGAGGTTTTCGTACTTACCATCGTCAGCAAGCACGAAGATTCGCTGACGGTCAATCTTCGCGCACCGGTCGTGATCAACCTAACCAAGCAACTTGGACGGCAAATTGTGACGTCGGACGATCAGCCGCTGCAGTACGAGATCCAAGGCGGCGCTTCTTATTACCGCAAGAGCGCCTAG
- the csrA gene encoding carbon storage regulator CsrA yields the protein MLVLSRHRDESIMIGDNIVITIVDIRGDKVRLGIAAPQDIPVHRQEVYEAIQRENQQASRLQPNEAAALRKTK from the coding sequence ATGCTCGTCTTGTCGAGGCATCGTGACGAAAGCATCATGATCGGCGATAACATCGTCATCACCATCGTCGATATTCGCGGCGACAAAGTTCGTCTTGGCATCGCCGCACCGCAAGACATCCCCGTACATCGTCAAGAAGTGTACGAAGCGATTCAACGCGAAAACCAGCAAGCGTCTCGTTTGCAGCCGAACGAAGCCGCCGCTCTCCGTAAGACGAAGTAG
- a CDS encoding flagellin: MTRINTNVSSLVAQKNLGRSNADLNTTLTRLSTGLRINSGKDDPAGLIASEALRSDITSVEKAITNSERANQLIATADSALGQVSSLLNDIRGLISEAANTGALSDEQIAANQLQIDSSLEAIDRIAQVTSFQGKRLLDGNLDFITQNVNSSAIEGLRIDQANFGTQSSIGVKVNVVQQATRGTLNYGFGAVADDLVLEIGGANGTEAFNFAKGSTIEEIASAVNLVSDATGVEALLETAATKGELTVSSFGTDNDILLTANEAGFDPGDVRIKYSKGTSSTTTASYTAPVGADPGKLEVTLGVSDYEAASLVVDTVGDNNAFTLTANEAGADYNGTQVVFADGAELGDESASYDASTKTLTITKNAASNADAIVAAINNATERTAASFTTSGAANASLTVTSKILGDETNSVGIEYVDNASLTGGALVSFDEANNKLVVQIDTGVSTGTEVRDAINAQVGDLFSAAYATGNDGSGAVATGDIAGSSTFAGGTTTARSQASVLVEAGNADASIHVRALTGGTEIDGVQLIYSTSGAVAKGAETAAYDADANTLTVQINVASTGAEVVTAIDSLTGLFDARNALGSDGSGVVQVGDTTGTTLFIGGDRQKTTDLFTAAVVETTGYGAGAGIVATTGAYGSTASGGITGGDIVATANDVIEAINAATGNNKVTASLAAGNDGHDTVTEFTNYAYSGVAEQNTSLQFLSPEDSPNVRFVSNADTSLSIDTTTDPRVEGLSQAIIQNADANGTFSITAKLKGTDYDGYTISFVDNNDLAGGGDEYAVLDKEAKTLVLNIQDGVSTAEDAINAINNDAYVSQFFEAENFGSSDGTDALDINELTIPAGTDGGLVSEGTLIVNLETDADGNVKTTADDLIAFFDDPSAFISDPTEAANTLAYLQDRGISVTNVSGSDGSGILSATTEDITFATSGTELEDAQASGTTYSVNGVNAQLSFTAINSGADYDNVKVQFVNDATVTAGVDERGEYDAANKTLTFYIEEGLTTAADIADIFDSADGNYDESLSLLFSATASGGATVTTDDTATLTGGVIDTGSTDGAALLGNSDLENTGLSFQATNFGADSFVSVKALTGTFNLTDQSGNTNVDRSSGTDVDVRINGIQAIGDGLKASINTSSLDLSFSLGENVEDDSSFEFEIVGGGALFQLGPDVVSNQQARLGIQSVSTATLGGVSGRLFELRSGGSKSLSEDVGGAAKVVDEVISVVTSLRGRLGAFQKTTLDSNIYSLNDTLANLTEAESSIRDADFAAESAKLTRAQILVQAGTNTLGIANQNPQNVLSLLR, encoded by the coding sequence ATGACCCGCATCAATACAAACGTTAGTTCACTTGTTGCTCAAAAGAACTTGGGCCGCTCGAACGCGGACCTGAACACGACCCTGACCCGTCTTAGCACCGGTCTCCGCATCAACAGCGGTAAAGACGATCCGGCCGGTTTGATCGCCAGCGAAGCGCTTCGTAGCGATATCACGAGCGTCGAAAAAGCGATCACCAATAGCGAACGCGCCAATCAGTTGATCGCGACGGCCGACAGCGCCCTCGGTCAGGTCAGCTCGTTGCTGAACGACATTCGCGGGTTGATCTCGGAAGCGGCGAATACCGGCGCCCTCAGTGACGAACAAATCGCGGCGAATCAGCTGCAAATCGACTCGTCACTCGAAGCGATTGACCGTATCGCTCAGGTCACCTCGTTCCAGGGCAAACGTCTGCTCGACGGTAACTTGGACTTCATCACGCAGAACGTCAACAGCTCGGCGATCGAAGGTCTGCGTATCGATCAAGCCAACTTCGGCACGCAAAGCTCGATCGGCGTTAAAGTCAACGTCGTTCAGCAAGCGACCCGTGGTACGCTGAACTACGGTTTCGGTGCGGTCGCCGACGATCTGGTTCTAGAAATCGGCGGCGCCAACGGTACCGAAGCGTTCAACTTCGCCAAGGGTTCGACGATCGAAGAAATCGCCTCGGCCGTGAATCTGGTCTCGGACGCCACCGGCGTCGAAGCGCTTCTGGAAACGGCCGCGACCAAGGGCGAACTGACCGTCAGCAGCTTTGGCACGGACAATGACATCTTGCTGACGGCCAACGAAGCCGGGTTCGATCCAGGCGACGTCCGCATCAAGTACAGCAAGGGAACCAGCAGCACAACCACCGCCAGCTACACCGCTCCGGTTGGCGCTGATCCCGGCAAGTTGGAAGTGACGCTCGGCGTTTCGGACTATGAAGCGGCCTCGTTGGTGGTTGACACCGTCGGCGATAACAACGCCTTCACTCTGACCGCCAACGAAGCGGGCGCCGACTACAACGGCACCCAAGTCGTCTTCGCCGACGGCGCCGAACTGGGTGACGAATCGGCCTCGTACGATGCGTCGACCAAGACGTTGACGATCACCAAGAACGCCGCATCGAACGCCGATGCGATCGTCGCCGCGATCAACAACGCCACAGAACGGACCGCTGCGTCGTTCACCACCTCCGGCGCCGCGAACGCTTCTCTCACCGTGACGTCGAAGATCTTGGGTGACGAAACGAACAGCGTCGGCATCGAGTATGTCGACAACGCCTCACTCACGGGAGGCGCGCTCGTCTCGTTTGACGAAGCCAACAACAAGCTGGTGGTCCAGATCGACACCGGCGTTTCGACCGGTACCGAAGTTCGCGACGCGATCAACGCTCAAGTCGGCGACCTGTTCTCGGCCGCTTACGCGACGGGTAACGATGGTTCCGGCGCTGTGGCAACTGGTGATATCGCGGGTAGTTCAACTTTCGCCGGCGGCACGACGACAGCTCGTTCGCAAGCCTCGGTGTTGGTCGAAGCAGGTAATGCTGACGCTTCGATCCATGTTCGCGCTCTGACCGGCGGCACGGAGATCGATGGCGTTCAGCTGATCTATTCGACCTCAGGCGCCGTGGCCAAAGGCGCTGAAACGGCCGCTTATGACGCCGACGCCAATACCTTGACGGTTCAGATCAACGTCGCGTCGACCGGCGCCGAAGTCGTCACGGCCATTGACTCCCTGACCGGACTGTTCGACGCCCGAAACGCTCTCGGAAGCGATGGTTCTGGCGTTGTTCAAGTGGGCGACACGACCGGCACGACGCTGTTTATCGGCGGCGACCGCCAGAAGACCACCGATCTGTTCACCGCCGCAGTGGTGGAAACCACAGGCTATGGCGCCGGAGCCGGCATTGTCGCCACCACCGGAGCCTACGGGTCGACCGCGTCGGGCGGCATCACGGGGGGTGACATTGTCGCGACGGCGAATGACGTCATCGAGGCGATCAACGCCGCCACTGGCAACAACAAGGTTACTGCTTCGCTGGCCGCTGGTAACGACGGACACGATACGGTCACCGAGTTTACGAACTACGCCTATAGCGGCGTCGCCGAGCAGAACACCAGTCTGCAGTTCCTGTCGCCGGAAGATTCGCCGAACGTTCGCTTTGTCTCGAACGCCGACACCAGCCTGAGCATTGACACGACGACCGACCCGCGTGTCGAAGGCCTGTCACAGGCGATCATTCAGAACGCTGACGCCAACGGCACTTTCTCCATCACCGCCAAGCTGAAGGGCACCGACTACGACGGTTACACGATCAGCTTCGTTGACAACAACGACTTGGCCGGCGGTGGCGACGAATACGCCGTGCTCGACAAAGAAGCCAAGACGCTTGTCTTGAACATCCAGGATGGCGTTTCGACGGCTGAAGACGCGATCAACGCGATCAACAACGACGCATACGTCAGCCAGTTCTTCGAGGCCGAGAACTTCGGTTCCAGCGACGGAACGGACGCGCTCGACATCAACGAACTAACCATTCCGGCCGGCACCGACGGCGGCCTGGTTAGCGAAGGCACATTGATCGTCAACCTCGAAACCGACGCAGACGGAAACGTCAAGACGACGGCGGACGACCTGATCGCCTTCTTCGATGATCCCAGCGCGTTCATTTCGGATCCCACCGAAGCCGCCAACACGTTGGCGTACTTGCAGGATCGCGGCATCAGCGTCACTAACGTCAGCGGCAGCGACGGCAGCGGCATCCTGTCCGCCACGACCGAAGACATCACCTTCGCGACCAGCGGAACCGAACTGGAAGACGCCCAGGCGTCAGGTACGACCTATTCGGTGAACGGCGTCAATGCTCAGCTGAGCTTCACGGCGATCAACTCTGGCGCCGACTACGACAACGTCAAGGTCCAGTTCGTGAACGACGCTACGGTCACCGCAGGTGTGGATGAACGCGGCGAATACGATGCGGCCAACAAGACGCTGACCTTCTACATCGAGGAAGGTCTTACGACCGCAGCCGATATCGCGGACATCTTCGATAGTGCGGACGGCAACTATGACGAAAGCCTATCGTTGCTGTTCAGCGCAACCGCCAGCGGCGGCGCCACCGTCACCACCGACGACACGGCGACGCTGACCGGCGGCGTGATCGACACTGGTTCGACCGACGGAGCCGCGTTGCTCGGCAACTCGGACCTGGAAAATACCGGTCTGTCATTCCAAGCGACCAACTTTGGCGCCGACTCGTTCGTCAGCGTGAAGGCCCTCACCGGCACCTTCAATCTGACCGATCAAAGCGGCAACACCAATGTGGATCGTTCGTCGGGTACGGACGTTGATGTTCGCATCAACGGTATTCAAGCGATCGGCGACGGTTTGAAAGCCTCGATCAACACTTCTTCGCTTGACCTGAGCTTCTCGCTCGGCGAAAACGTCGAAGATGACTCCAGCTTTGAATTCGAGATCGTCGGCGGCGGAGCCTTGTTCCAACTCGGTCCGGACGTGGTCAGCAATCAGCAAGCCCGTCTTGGTATCCAAAGCGTCAGCACCGCCACCTTGGGCGGCGTCAGCGGACGTTTGTTCGAGCTTCGCTCGGGCGGTAGCAAGAGCTTGTCGGAAGATGTCGGCGGAGCCGCCAAGGTTGTGGACGAAGTCATCTCGGTGGTGACCTCGCTTCGCGGTCGATTGGGCGCCTTCCAGAAGACGACCTTGGACTCGAATATCTACTCGTTGAACGATACCCTGGCCAACCTGACCGAAGCCGAAAGCTCGATCCGTGACGCCGACTTCGCTGCGGAATCGGCCAAACTGACGCGAGCTCAGATTCTCGTCCAGGCCGGCACCAACACGTTGGGCATCGCCAACCAGAACCCGCAAAACGTGCTCAGCCTGCTCCGATAA